A single genomic interval of Alistipes provencensis harbors:
- a CDS encoding efflux RND transporter permease subunit, protein MNLPEYSLRSAKVIWFFLFVLLAGGALGFSTLGKKEDSVFVIKTASLVCSYPGATPREVEELVTEPIEREVQSMRLVHKITSESYYGVSKIQVELDPATPAAEIPQLWDELRRKVLNVQPKLPSGASQITVADDFGDVYGIYYGLSVDGGFSWSELRDWAQRLKTALVTVDGVQKVTLYGEQTPVVNVYVSLAALANFAIRPETIVSTIGQQNSIVNSGEKQAGKLRIQILEDGTYKTLGDLSDQLLIASSGKQYRLGDIARVERGYAEPPQTMMRVDGRRAVGIGISTEEGVDVVKAGAKIDGVLAALTRQMPVGMELTVLYPENRIAREANSTFILNLAESVAIVIGIIMLVMGFRAGVLIGSSLLFSIGGTLLLMQFLGEGLNRTSLAGFIIAMGMLVDNAIVVTDNAQQAMLRGVSRRKAVVDGANAPRWSLLGATLIAICSFLPLYLAPSSVAEIVKPLFVVLALSLLLSWVLALTQTPLFGNFMLRVKPVGRDPYDTKFYHAFDRFLGALLHRRWAVVAVVVGLFVLSLAVMGLMPQNFFPSLDKPYFRADVLLPEGYDIRDTERNLLSMEEWLRGQPEVKTVSMTLGSTPPRYYLASSSVSMRPNFGNILVELHDRKQTGPVEARFNGWVTANFPDVWLRSSLFKLSPVPDAAIEFGFIGENADTLRRLTAAAEEIMWRTPGAVNIRNGWGNRVPMWQPVYSQMKGQRIGITRSQMARGITIATQGYALGEYREGDQFMPILLKDENIGTYNLTNLQALPIFNPSGRVFSIEQATDGFRFDFRPGVIKRFNRQRVMKAQCDPARGVNTMQLFAALRDSIDRAVVLPEGYSMKVFGEQESQQESNEALAKYMPLTLVLILIVLLLLFRNYREPVVILLMIPLIFIGVVLGLAVTGKVFNFFSLLGLLGLVGMNIKNAVVLVEQIGVLRAAGKDPYEALTSATRSRIVPVAMASGTTILGMLPLLFDSMFGAMAATIMGGLLVATLLTVCVLPVVYALFYNIRKP, encoded by the coding sequence ATGAACCTGCCCGAATATTCCCTGCGAAGTGCCAAAGTAATCTGGTTCTTCCTCTTCGTCCTGCTGGCTGGCGGTGCGCTGGGTTTCTCCACGCTGGGCAAGAAGGAGGACTCGGTCTTCGTCATCAAGACGGCGTCGCTCGTCTGCTCCTATCCGGGAGCCACGCCCCGGGAGGTCGAGGAGCTCGTCACCGAGCCGATCGAACGCGAGGTTCAGTCGATGCGATTGGTCCACAAAATCACCTCCGAATCCTATTACGGGGTCTCGAAAATTCAGGTCGAACTGGACCCCGCCACGCCCGCTGCGGAGATTCCCCAGTTGTGGGACGAACTGCGCCGCAAGGTGCTCAACGTCCAGCCGAAACTCCCCTCCGGGGCGTCGCAGATCACCGTCGCCGACGATTTCGGCGACGTTTACGGCATCTATTACGGCCTCTCCGTCGATGGGGGATTCTCGTGGTCGGAGCTGCGCGACTGGGCCCAGCGGCTGAAAACGGCCCTCGTGACGGTCGACGGCGTGCAGAAGGTGACCCTCTACGGCGAACAGACGCCCGTGGTCAACGTCTATGTCAGCCTCGCGGCGCTGGCCAACTTCGCCATCCGCCCCGAGACCATCGTTTCGACCATCGGCCAGCAGAACTCCATCGTCAACAGCGGTGAGAAGCAGGCCGGAAAACTCCGCATACAGATTCTCGAGGACGGGACCTACAAGACCCTCGGCGACCTCTCGGACCAACTGCTGATCGCCTCCTCGGGCAAGCAGTACCGGCTGGGTGACATCGCCCGTGTCGAACGGGGCTATGCCGAGCCGCCGCAGACGATGATGCGCGTCGACGGCCGCCGTGCCGTAGGCATCGGCATCTCGACCGAGGAGGGCGTCGACGTGGTGAAGGCCGGGGCGAAGATCGACGGCGTGCTGGCCGCACTCACGCGCCAGATGCCCGTGGGCATGGAACTGACGGTGCTCTATCCCGAAAACCGCATCGCCCGCGAGGCCAACTCCACGTTCATCCTCAATCTGGCCGAGTCGGTCGCCATCGTCATCGGGATCATCATGCTCGTCATGGGCTTCCGCGCCGGGGTGCTGATCGGCAGTTCGCTGTTGTTTTCGATCGGCGGCACGCTGCTGCTGATGCAGTTTCTGGGCGAGGGGCTGAACCGCACCTCGCTGGCGGGATTCATCATCGCGATGGGCATGCTCGTCGACAACGCCATCGTCGTCACCGATAATGCACAACAGGCCATGCTGCGGGGCGTGTCGCGCCGAAAGGCCGTCGTCGACGGAGCCAACGCCCCGCGGTGGAGCCTGCTGGGCGCCACGCTGATCGCCATATGTTCGTTCCTGCCGTTGTATCTGGCCCCTTCGTCGGTGGCCGAGATCGTGAAACCGCTGTTCGTCGTGCTGGCCCTTTCGCTGTTGCTGAGCTGGGTGCTGGCCCTGACGCAGACGCCGCTGTTCGGGAACTTCATGCTGCGGGTGAAACCCGTCGGCCGCGATCCCTACGACACGAAATTCTACCACGCCTTCGACCGCTTTCTGGGCGCCTTACTGCACCGGCGGTGGGCGGTCGTGGCCGTCGTCGTCGGGCTGTTCGTCCTTTCGCTCGCGGTCATGGGACTGATGCCCCAGAATTTCTTCCCGTCGCTCGACAAACCCTATTTCCGCGCCGACGTGCTCCTGCCCGAGGGGTACGACATCCGCGACACGGAGCGCAACCTGCTCTCGATGGAGGAGTGGCTCCGCGGACAGCCCGAGGTGAAGACCGTCTCGATGACGCTGGGCTCCACGCCGCCGCGCTACTATCTGGCCAGCAGCAGCGTATCGATGCGTCCCAATTTCGGCAACATCCTCGTCGAGTTGCATGACCGGAAGCAGACCGGGCCTGTCGAGGCGCGGTTCAACGGCTGGGTCACGGCGAATTTCCCCGACGTGTGGCTGCGCTCGTCGCTCTTCAAGCTCTCGCCCGTGCCCGATGCGGCCATCGAGTTCGGGTTTATCGGCGAGAACGCCGACACGCTGCGCCGCCTGACGGCCGCCGCCGAAGAGATCATGTGGCGCACGCCCGGGGCGGTGAACATCCGCAACGGCTGGGGCAACCGCGTACCGATGTGGCAGCCGGTCTATTCGCAGATGAAGGGCCAGCGCATCGGCATCACCCGCAGCCAGATGGCCCGGGGCATCACCATCGCCACGCAGGGATATGCGCTGGGCGAATACCGCGAGGGCGACCAGTTCATGCCGATCCTGCTCAAAGACGAGAATATCGGGACCTACAACCTCACCAACCTGCAGGCACTCCCGATCTTCAACCCTTCGGGCAGGGTCTTCTCGATCGAGCAGGCCACCGACGGCTTCCGCTTCGATTTCCGTCCGGGCGTCATCAAGCGCTTCAACCGCCAGCGGGTGATGAAGGCGCAGTGCGATCCCGCCCGCGGGGTCAACACCATGCAACTGTTCGCCGCGCTGCGCGACTCGATCGACCGCGCCGTGGTACTCCCCGAGGGCTATTCGATGAAGGTCTTCGGCGAGCAGGAGAGCCAGCAGGAGTCCAACGAGGCGCTGGCCAAATACATGCCGCTGACGCTGGTGCTGATCCTGATCGTCCTGCTGCTGCTGTTCCGCAACTACCGCGAACCGGTGGTCATCCTGCTGATGATCCCGCTCATCTTCATCGGCGTGGTGCTCGGACTGGCCGTCACGGGCAAGGTCTTCAACTTCTTCTCGCTGCTGGGACTGCTGGGGCTGGTAGGCATGAACATCAAGAACGCCGTGGTGCTCGTCGAGCAGATCGGCGTGCTGCGGGCCGCCGGCAAGGACCCCTACGAGGCGCTGACGTCGGCCACGCGCAGCCGCATCGTTCCCGTGGCGATGGCTTCGGGAACCACTATCCTCGGTATGCTGCCGCTGCTGTTCGATTCGATGTTCGGGGCCATGGCCGCCACGATCATGGGCGGACTGCTGGTGGCTACGCTGCTGACGGTCTGCGTCCTGCCGGTGGTCTACGCCCTGTTCTATAACATTCGCAAACCATGA
- a CDS encoding TolC family protein — protein MKNAVSIILLWLSLPAFGQTSLAGYREAVADYSWQLKIAASKSDAAAETMGQARTGYLPRLAMDGSFTKTFHRYEGIEPWTFGVLPQVVQTVYGGGAVRASAKQAELGYDIALCDEEFSRLDVRYAADYAYWNLSAVELYAASMRQYVSIIRSLKEIVDRRFAEGYIAKGDVLMIETRLSEAEYSLVSAEQSYEVALHNFNILRGTDATLDVQLEQGIRDSLPMPVRVVAAEALSRRPDYAAARLRAEQADWGIRSARAPFNPQLSVGVGGSWQPFVPNRTGATTVDGSVFVKLSVPIFHWGERRRAVGAARAAQQQQEWSAALRHDDIVREEMNGWTALVQSRAQVDATEESLRIAGENLSISTYSYGEGLATILDVLQAQLSWIQLYSNAIRAHYNYAVAVSDYQRITAQ, from the coding sequence ATGAAAAACGCAGTTTCGATAATCCTTTTGTGGCTCTCCCTGCCGGCTTTCGGACAGACCTCGCTCGCCGGCTACCGGGAGGCGGTCGCCGATTACAGTTGGCAGTTGAAGATCGCCGCCTCGAAGAGCGATGCCGCGGCCGAAACGATGGGGCAGGCCCGCACGGGCTATCTTCCGCGGCTGGCGATGGACGGCAGTTTCACCAAGACTTTCCACCGTTACGAAGGCATCGAGCCGTGGACCTTCGGAGTCCTGCCGCAGGTGGTCCAGACCGTCTACGGCGGCGGTGCGGTGCGGGCTTCGGCCAAACAGGCCGAACTGGGCTACGACATCGCCCTGTGCGATGAGGAGTTTTCGCGCCTCGACGTGCGCTATGCCGCCGACTACGCCTACTGGAACCTCTCGGCCGTGGAACTCTACGCTGCTTCGATGCGCCAGTACGTTTCGATCATCCGTTCGCTGAAGGAGATCGTCGACCGCCGTTTCGCCGAGGGGTACATCGCCAAGGGCGACGTGCTGATGATCGAGACCCGGCTGAGCGAGGCCGAATATTCGCTCGTGAGCGCCGAACAGAGTTACGAAGTGGCCCTGCACAACTTCAACATCCTGCGGGGGACCGATGCCACGCTCGACGTGCAGTTGGAACAGGGCATCCGCGACTCGCTTCCGATGCCCGTGCGGGTCGTGGCCGCCGAAGCCCTGTCGCGCCGTCCCGACTATGCCGCCGCACGGCTGCGTGCGGAGCAGGCCGACTGGGGCATCCGCTCGGCCCGGGCGCCCTTCAATCCGCAGTTGAGCGTCGGTGTCGGGGGCTCGTGGCAGCCTTTCGTGCCCAACCGGACCGGTGCGACGACGGTCGACGGATCGGTCTTCGTGAAGCTCTCGGTGCCGATCTTCCACTGGGGCGAACGCCGCCGGGCTGTCGGGGCCGCCCGCGCCGCGCAGCAACAGCAGGAGTGGAGCGCCGCACTGCGCCACGACGACATCGTGCGCGAGGAGATGAACGGCTGGACGGCGCTGGTGCAGAGCCGTGCGCAGGTCGACGCCACGGAGGAGAGCCTCCGCATCGCCGGCGAGAACCTCTCGATCAGCACCTACTCTTATGGCGAGGGCCTTGCGACGATCCTCGACGTGTTGCAAGCCCAGCTAAGTTGGATTCAGCTCTACTCCAACGCCATCCGGGCGCATTATAATTACGCAGTGGCGGTTTCCGACTATCAGCGCATCACGGCGCAATAG
- a CDS encoding OsmC family protein: protein MIEKVTLQLAGDGKFRTENGAGCESLNPKALLLYAAAQCSAQTALMIMQKERITPKRFEISYSGELSAEEVQSESIYSSFHVVYNVECGSEDDQAKVSRAIDLTHEKYCGMVRMLRMIAPVSHEVAVVSTGV, encoded by the coding sequence ATGATCGAAAAAGTAACTTTACAGTTGGCCGGGGACGGGAAATTCCGGACCGAAAACGGCGCCGGATGCGAATCGCTGAACCCCAAAGCCCTGCTGCTCTACGCCGCGGCGCAATGCTCCGCACAGACGGCGCTGATGATTATGCAGAAGGAGCGTATCACGCCCAAGCGCTTCGAAATCAGCTACTCGGGAGAATTATCTGCCGAAGAGGTTCAATCGGAGAGCATATATAGCTCGTTTCATGTCGTTTACAACGTCGAGTGCGGTTCCGAAGACGATCAGGCGAAGGTAAGCCGCGCCATCGACCTCACGCACGAAAAGTATTGCGGCATGGTGCGGATGCTGCGCATGATCGCTCCCGTCTCGCACGAGGTCGCCGTAGTGAGCACAGGCGTATAA
- a CDS encoding tetratricopeptide repeat protein: MRKFRILLLTLALAACTFGAQAAKPEIETLMERARDLFDYGRWSDARHEFLRAKAVLTPSDRLLAQETEFYLAACAVELGSADAEGALREFGERYPESVYANDVRFALGSFYCSAGNMKKAREAFEQTDYKALSAPRREQYDIRMGYVEFGDGNYAKAYTYFDRIGSRSEYADHARYYKAYIDYAEGRYGRAKQGFETLARSDAYRDVVPYYLLQIEFREGNYRYVVENGEALARRAVPERRAELERVIAESWFRLEDFNKTLEHLAAFRSAGGEMDRDAAYLEGFSLYRTARYPEAAEWLRKACGAEDALTQNASYHLADCYLRAGDKESAMQAFAMASDESLDAAIAEDALFNYAKLQYELGGGAFNGAINVLTRYVGRYPSSPRVGEARTLLIAAYYNSRDYDAAYRAIKAMPSGDADIRAALQKIAYFRGLEAYASGDLKAAQRYLAESAAVNVSPKYTALTSFWQGEIAFAQGDYAVAAAKYNAYLKRAPRTEREYALAWYNLGYCAFDRNDLRQAQEAFGKFLAAWSPRDSYRADALNRLGDAAYSDRRFEAAVGEYDKAIALGTPEKQYAQYKRAVTLGILGHTDRKQQALRQIAAAGGDYADEASYELGRSYIAQEKYAEGAAQLEKFVAAYPASPRCTQAYSDLGLAYLNLGDKQKSLAYYDRVVGASPQSAEAKGAMQSIREIYVSEGDVDAYFDYAAKAGVESDLTALSRDSLSFAAAQKLYLGGQRDAAAKSLRSYVASYPKGYYLTDALYYLSDCYLLAGDRENAIVTLTELAGQGTNQYTVAVLEKLSELTFADKRWDEAASAYRRLYDVTPTKTGREDAMAGYVRATVAGGDGAKIAAMAADVCGRDDAGAVALREAKYAWAKELRAEGRRAEAVKLYKELSQEVRTKEGSEAAYYVIESTFESGDMDKTEAAVFAFSEREPQAYWLARAFLLLGDVYVRKGDTFQARATWQSVADGYSPADDGIVEEAKARIAKLN; the protein is encoded by the coding sequence ATGCGAAAATTCCGGATATTGTTGCTGACCCTTGCTTTGGCGGCGTGCACCTTCGGTGCGCAGGCCGCAAAGCCCGAAATAGAGACGCTCATGGAGCGCGCCCGCGACCTGTTCGACTACGGCCGCTGGAGCGACGCCCGGCATGAATTCCTGCGTGCGAAGGCCGTCCTGACTCCTTCGGACCGTCTGCTGGCTCAGGAGACCGAGTTCTATCTGGCCGCCTGTGCCGTGGAACTGGGCAGTGCCGATGCCGAAGGAGCCCTGCGCGAATTCGGGGAACGCTATCCCGAATCGGTCTATGCCAACGACGTGCGCTTCGCCCTCGGGTCGTTCTACTGCTCGGCCGGGAACATGAAGAAGGCCCGCGAGGCGTTCGAACAGACCGATTACAAGGCCCTGAGCGCGCCGCGCCGCGAACAGTACGACATACGCATGGGGTATGTCGAATTCGGGGACGGCAATTACGCGAAAGCCTACACCTATTTCGACCGCATCGGCAGCCGCAGCGAATATGCCGACCATGCCCGTTACTACAAAGCCTACATCGACTATGCCGAGGGGCGTTACGGCCGGGCGAAGCAGGGCTTCGAGACCCTCGCGCGCAGCGACGCCTACCGCGACGTGGTGCCGTACTACCTGCTGCAGATCGAGTTCCGTGAGGGCAACTACCGCTATGTGGTCGAGAACGGCGAGGCGCTGGCCCGCCGGGCTGTTCCCGAGCGCCGTGCCGAACTGGAGCGCGTGATCGCCGAATCGTGGTTCCGGCTGGAGGATTTCAACAAGACGCTGGAGCACCTTGCGGCTTTCCGGAGCGCCGGCGGCGAGATGGACCGCGACGCCGCCTATCTCGAGGGTTTCTCGCTCTACCGCACGGCCCGCTATCCCGAGGCCGCGGAGTGGCTGCGCAAGGCGTGCGGCGCCGAAGACGCCCTGACGCAGAACGCCTCCTACCATCTGGCCGACTGCTATCTGCGCGCCGGGGATAAAGAATCTGCCATGCAGGCCTTTGCGATGGCTTCGGACGAGTCGCTGGATGCCGCGATCGCCGAAGACGCATTGTTCAACTATGCCAAACTGCAATACGAACTGGGCGGCGGAGCCTTCAACGGGGCGATCAACGTGCTGACGCGCTATGTCGGGCGTTATCCCTCGTCGCCGCGCGTGGGGGAGGCCCGGACGCTGCTGATCGCCGCCTACTACAACTCCCGCGACTACGATGCCGCCTACCGCGCCATCAAGGCGATGCCCTCGGGCGATGCCGACATCCGCGCGGCGTTGCAGAAGATCGCTTATTTCCGCGGATTGGAGGCTTACGCGTCCGGCGACCTGAAAGCCGCGCAGCGTTACCTCGCGGAATCCGCGGCGGTGAACGTCAGCCCGAAATATACCGCCCTGACCTCCTTCTGGCAGGGTGAGATCGCCTTTGCGCAGGGCGACTATGCCGTTGCCGCGGCCAAATACAATGCCTACCTGAAGCGTGCGCCCCGCACCGAGCGGGAGTATGCGCTGGCGTGGTACAACCTCGGTTACTGCGCTTTCGACCGCAACGATCTCCGGCAGGCGCAGGAGGCTTTCGGTAAATTCCTCGCCGCGTGGTCGCCGCGCGACAGCTACCGCGCCGACGCGCTGAACCGGCTGGGTGACGCGGCCTATTCCGACCGTCGGTTCGAAGCGGCCGTGGGGGAGTACGACAAGGCCATCGCGCTGGGAACGCCCGAAAAACAATATGCGCAGTACAAGCGGGCCGTTACGCTCGGCATTCTGGGCCATACGGACCGGAAACAGCAGGCCCTGCGGCAGATCGCCGCGGCGGGCGGAGACTATGCCGACGAAGCCTCCTACGAGCTCGGGCGCAGCTACATCGCACAGGAGAAATATGCCGAAGGCGCCGCGCAGCTCGAAAAGTTCGTCGCGGCCTATCCCGCGTCGCCGCGCTGCACGCAGGCCTATTCCGATCTGGGACTGGCCTACCTGAACCTCGGTGACAAGCAGAAGTCGCTGGCCTATTACGACCGCGTGGTCGGGGCGTCGCCCCAGTCGGCCGAGGCCAAGGGCGCGATGCAGTCGATCCGCGAGATTTATGTTTCGGAGGGGGATGTGGACGCCTATTTCGACTATGCCGCCAAAGCGGGCGTGGAGAGCGACCTGACGGCCCTGTCGCGCGACTCGCTGTCGTTCGCCGCGGCGCAGAAACTCTACCTCGGCGGGCAGCGGGATGCCGCCGCCAAGTCGCTGCGCAGCTATGTGGCGAGCTATCCGAAGGGCTATTACCTGACCGACGCGCTCTACTACCTGAGCGACTGCTACCTGCTTGCGGGGGACCGTGAGAACGCCATCGTGACGCTGACCGAGCTGGCCGGGCAGGGAACGAACCAATATACCGTGGCCGTGCTGGAGAAGCTCTCCGAACTGACATTCGCAGACAAGCGCTGGGACGAGGCCGCTTCGGCCTACCGGCGGCTTTACGACGTGACGCCTACCAAGACGGGCCGCGAGGATGCCATGGCGGGCTATGTGCGCGCCACCGTTGCCGGGGGCGACGGGGCGAAGATCGCCGCGATGGCCGCCGACGTCTGCGGACGCGACGATGCGGGCGCCGTGGCGCTGCGCGAGGCGAAATACGCTTGGGCCAAGGAGTTGCGCGCCGAGGGCCGCCGTGCCGAGGCGGTGAAACTCTACAAGGAGCTTTCGCAGGAGGTGCGCACGAAGGAGGGTTCCGAAGCCGCTTATTATGTGATCGAATCGACGTTCGAAAGCGGCGACATGGACAAGACCGAAGCCGCCGTATTCGCCTTCTCGGAGCGTGAGCCGCAGGCTTACTGGCTGGCGCGGGCTTTCCTCCTGCTGGGCGACGTCTATGTCCGCAAGGGGGACACGTTCCAAGCCCGGGCGACGTGGCAGAGCGTCGCCGACGGTTATTCGCCTGCCGACGACGGCATTGTGGAAGAAGCGAAGGCACGAATCGCAAAACTCAACTGA
- a CDS encoding TonB-dependent receptor: MKRVFIAALFAAVLPQLAAAQVEKQVEVTKAYVPKVESASKLAVQPDMTDTTRMRPEIDYTITPLSLRTTLSTRPIRPATVTYWEFNRPLPFYVKAGAGYPLNSVLDFYASSQNPSTGYVVGYVNHEGQYAKIRNDFGVKNPSTRMFNRIGAAAGKYFGKHILEGDLYYDNRMYHRYGVYAPAGFDREFGAGDRNDYGDARVAVRFGDDFQDLGRTNFEIALSGGMFFDHSDWPGYDEKARQTSLGARAKIARGFGRSSFSLEAGYQRLAGQKSISENTQQLIHAGLRYGFQGGVVRLDVGADYYHDKIDGVDAENYIIPHARLDFNLGTPGLRPFFEADGAVKPNDFRSLTLENPYVTASTWLGKSSVDYNFRLGVGGSLWRSRFNYRLYAGVSIHDNRLFWTARWNDDPENVGFFGAFVPVTARQTVTSFNGEIEYRPVSVLKFDLGVHGCLYNDETDLKNGLPSIAGNVGVAYEGRKISFGVKALMQGVRRWSAYAYDPADSHGLFTMLPVVENPFKAPFAVDLRVNFDWKVSGRVTLFAEGRNLINRDLYEYPWYPELGANFTVGIKANF, translated from the coding sequence ATGAAGAGAGTCTTTATAGCCGCGCTGTTCGCAGCGGTTCTGCCGCAGTTGGCTGCGGCGCAGGTCGAGAAGCAGGTCGAGGTGACCAAGGCGTATGTTCCGAAGGTGGAGAGCGCCTCGAAACTGGCCGTACAACCCGATATGACCGACACGACGCGCATGCGTCCCGAGATCGACTACACCATCACGCCGCTGTCGCTGCGCACGACGCTTTCGACGCGCCCGATCCGTCCGGCGACGGTGACCTACTGGGAGTTCAACCGTCCGCTGCCGTTCTATGTGAAGGCCGGCGCGGGGTATCCGCTCAACTCGGTGCTGGATTTCTACGCTTCGTCGCAGAATCCTTCGACGGGCTATGTCGTGGGGTATGTCAACCACGAGGGGCAGTATGCCAAGATACGGAACGATTTCGGCGTGAAGAACCCCTCGACGCGGATGTTCAACCGCATCGGGGCCGCCGCGGGCAAATACTTCGGGAAGCATATTCTCGAGGGCGATCTTTATTACGACAACCGGATGTACCACCGTTATGGGGTCTATGCCCCCGCCGGATTCGACCGGGAGTTCGGGGCGGGCGACAGGAACGATTACGGCGATGCGCGTGTCGCCGTGCGTTTCGGGGACGATTTTCAGGACCTCGGCCGCACGAATTTCGAAATCGCGCTGAGCGGCGGGATGTTCTTCGACCACTCCGACTGGCCCGGCTATGATGAGAAAGCCCGCCAGACGTCGCTCGGGGCCCGGGCGAAGATCGCCCGCGGATTCGGCCGCAGCAGTTTTTCGCTCGAAGCGGGCTATCAGCGGCTGGCCGGGCAGAAATCCATTTCGGAAAACACCCAGCAGTTGATCCATGCCGGCCTGCGCTACGGTTTTCAGGGCGGGGTGGTGCGCCTCGATGTCGGGGCCGACTACTACCACGACAAGATCGACGGGGTGGACGCCGAGAATTACATCATTCCCCATGCCCGGCTCGATTTCAACCTCGGGACGCCGGGGCTGCGGCCCTTCTTCGAGGCCGACGGTGCCGTGAAACCGAACGATTTCCGGTCGCTGACGCTCGAGAACCCCTATGTCACGGCTTCGACATGGCTCGGCAAGAGTTCGGTCGATTACAATTTCCGCCTCGGGGTGGGCGGCAGCCTGTGGCGCAGCCGCTTCAACTACCGCCTCTATGCCGGCGTCTCGATCCATGACAACCGGCTTTTCTGGACGGCCCGCTGGAACGATGATCCCGAAAACGTCGGGTTCTTCGGCGCTTTCGTCCCCGTGACGGCGCGCCAGACCGTGACGTCGTTCAACGGCGAGATCGAATACCGGCCCGTGAGCGTGCTGAAATTCGATCTGGGTGTGCACGGCTGTCTCTACAACGACGAAACGGACCTGAAAAACGGCCTGCCCTCGATCGCCGGGAACGTCGGCGTCGCCTACGAGGGACGCAAGATCTCGTTCGGGGTGAAGGCGCTGATGCAGGGCGTCCGCCGCTGGTCGGCCTATGCCTATGATCCGGCCGACAGCCACGGTCTGTTCACGATGCTGCCCGTGGTGGAGAATCCGTTCAAGGCGCCCTTTGCCGTCGACCTGCGGGTGAATTTCGACTGGAAGGTCTCGGGCCGCGTGACGCTCTTCGCCGAGGGGCGCAATCTCATCAACCGTGATCTGTACGAATATCCGTGGTATCCCGAGCTGGGGGCCAACTTCACGGTGGGCATCAAGGCCAATTTTTAG
- a CDS encoding Fe-Mn family superoxide dismutase: protein MKHTMPELPYALEALAPKMSKETLDYHYGKHLQTYVDNLNKLIPGTPYEEMPLDEIVRKADGGIFNNAAQTWNHTFFFQMLTPAQKPVPAKLAAKLTEAFGSVEAFKEQFTKAAVGLFGSGWAWLVMDKAGKLSIVAKSNAGNPMTDGLRPVMTADVWEHAYYIDYRNRRAEFMAAFWELIDWQKVADRCIPKRYKCTACDYVYDPAKGDPETGIAPGTPFDEIPDDWTCPICGLYKSEFEAIEE, encoded by the coding sequence ATGAAACACACGATGCCTGAGCTTCCCTACGCATTGGAAGCGCTTGCTCCGAAGATGAGCAAAGAGACGCTCGATTACCATTACGGCAAGCACCTGCAAACCTATGTAGACAACCTGAACAAGCTGATTCCCGGCACGCCCTACGAGGAGATGCCGCTCGACGAAATCGTCCGCAAGGCCGACGGCGGCATTTTCAACAACGCCGCCCAGACTTGGAACCATACCTTCTTCTTCCAGATGCTGACCCCCGCGCAGAAACCCGTGCCCGCGAAGCTGGCCGCGAAGCTCACCGAGGCGTTCGGCTCGGTGGAGGCTTTCAAGGAGCAGTTCACCAAAGCCGCCGTGGGGCTCTTCGGTTCGGGATGGGCATGGCTGGTGATGGACAAGGCCGGCAAACTGTCGATCGTGGCCAAGTCGAACGCCGGCAACCCGATGACCGACGGACTGCGTCCGGTGATGACGGCCGACGTCTGGGAGCATGCCTACTACATCGACTACCGTAACCGCCGGGCCGAGTTCATGGCCGCTTTCTGGGAGCTGATCGACTGGCAGAAGGTTGCCGACCGCTGCATCCCGAAGCGTTACAAGTGTACGGCCTGCGACTATGTCTACGATCCCGCCAAGGGCGACCCCGAGACCGGAATTGCTCCCGGAACGCCGTTCGACGAGATTCCCGACGACTGGACCTGTCCGATCTGCGGACTCTACAAGTCGGAGTTCGAGGCGATCGAGGAGTAA
- a CDS encoding putative quinol monooxygenase — MIRLNVFIRTTDSNREELVRTAKELVAASLKDEGCVAYDLFESSTRSDVLMICETWSNAKALAAHEQASHFTTLVPRMQQLGELKLEKFVF, encoded by the coding sequence ATGATACGACTCAATGTATTTATCCGCACGACGGATAGCAACCGCGAGGAGCTGGTGCGCACGGCCAAGGAGCTGGTAGCCGCCTCGCTCAAGGACGAAGGATGCGTGGCATACGACCTGTTCGAAAGCTCCACACGCAGCGACGTCCTGATGATCTGCGAGACATGGAGCAACGCCAAGGCCCTCGCCGCCCACGAGCAGGCGTCGCATTTCACGACCCTCGTGCCGCGCATGCAGCAGTTGGGCGAGCTGAAGCTCGAGAAATTCGTCTTCTGA